The genome window GAGTGGATTGCCGCGTGCAATCTTATGCGGTAAGACCAAAACGAGCAGACGCCGAATTTCAAACCATTCAAATGACACTAGGATATGCGGAAAAGGGAACGAGAAAACATGGTCATCTCGTGGCCAAGAACTGCCCCGATGTGGTGGATGTGGATTACAGTTTTAACGAACAGACCAGCTCGGTGGATCAACTTCGTTTTCCTGACGGGACCGTCATTCATGCGTATAGCTTCATTGACCTAATGGCAGAGAAACTGAGAGCGCTCCTTCAGCAAGAAGTCAGAAACCGAGTGCGCCGACAGGATGCCTACGATCTCTTCCGGATGATCAAAGACTATCCCGTGACCGATGAGCTGGTGAAAGCAGTGATTCTTGAGGCCTTGAAGTCTAAGGCCGCCTCTCGTGGCCTCACAGTGGATCGAACGTCTATGGCGAGCCCTGCGATTATCCAGCGTTCGAAAAAAGAGTATCCTCAATTAGCCAATGAGATTCGTGAGGACTTACCTCCCTTTGAGGAAGTCTATGGAACCGTGCGCGTGTTTTTCGAATCCCTGCCCTGGTAGCACATTGGGTTTCCGCGTTTCAAAATGCGACAGTGGTCAAGAGTTACCTCCTAAAAGATGAGCGTTGCTCATTCGGTGGTGAAGAAATATGTTACCCGTGGAAAAGTCACCGGTCACGGGCAGCTGAGCATGGTCGACAGCTTCTCCATTGCCGCCAGCGACTGACTCTAACGTTCGTGTCAAGCTCTGAAAAACCAAAAGGCCCGGATTTCTCCGAGCCTTTATGAGTCGGCTTGCAAGCTAAGCGCAAACCCCCGAGCACTGCTCCTATGAACATAACCATACCGCACTCTCCAGTCGGTTTCCAGTCGTTCCGAACGAGTGCCATGGTGCAACGAGACGCCAGATAAGCCTCGCCCTCCCCTACACCGTAGATCTCGCTCCAACTCAGCAGTTCGCTACCTGGGGCGTAGGTGCCTGGTATACTATGCGTTACCTCACCAACAAAACAAAGAGCCAGAATCTTTTTCTTCGGAATTTCGGACGCGCGCCCCCCAAGAATGTTGCTAGGACAGGTAGACTCTTGGTATACCAGGTACTATGGAATCAAGCAGACCATTGATCACATCAGACCTGTGTGAGCTGACATTAAAGTTGTAGCCTTGACATTAAAGTCCTAGACTTGACATTAAAGTTGTAGACTCTCCAATCGGAGAATTACCGCACTGCATTTTCATGTCTCCCGTCTCCGTCCAAATTACGGTAGAACCCCTTTTTAATTAACCGAGCACACGTCCGTACTTCTGTACCTGGCGAACTCGCCACTTCAGAAGGGACTGATTGTGTGTTCATATGATTCGAACAGCATTTACGACACAAAACTGACCTCAATGAAGAACGATTTTGGCAAATATCTGCGGAGCTTACGCCTAGCAAAGAAGCTTGGTCTACGCGAACTAGCACGGGTGGTTTCTGCAAACGTTGAAGGACGAGGTATTACTCACGCCTATCTCAGCATAATTGAATCAGGTCGTAATCCACCCCCGCGTATTCCAATCCTGCATGGCCTCGCCGCAGCATTAGGGGTGCCCCCCATCGAGATGGAAATGGCTGCGAGCGGCTGGGAGATCATTCTTGTTCAAGACTTATTACAGGCCAATTCCAGGAGGACACCTGTTCCAGACATTAGGAAACTAGATGGCCTTTCCCCTAAACAGGTCCTCCTCACACTCTCCAAAGCCTATGACACATCCCCCCTGTCTCTGAATATTCCAAAATGTATCTTTCTCGACACGCCTCGGCCATTTATCGCGTTCCATCCATCCACTCAAACTCAACGGGAGACACTAAAGAAAGTGTCCGGCAAACAGCAGAAACTCGCCTCAGAACCATCTCACTAGGCAGTATATCCTGGCCCTACCGTCTGTTACGTCTCCACCGACACCGTCGTCGCGCATAGCTGACGACCTCTCCTAGTCCCATCGCTATTACCATCGCAGGTTTCCTTTCCTCAAAATCGAGCCAATCGCCATAACCCGGCACGGATGAAGACGCGGCCACCATCATGACACTTGACATGAATGGTAACTTTTTTTTACCATTTGGCACCTTTCAGGCTGAGCGAGACCATCATCCATGCCTAC of Nitrospira defluvii contains these proteins:
- a CDS encoding nucleotidyl transferase AbiEii/AbiGii toxin family protein; amino-acid sequence: MEECDIAAWVQKAPDAAQRELRQAVHTVLVAIGRSSDLQPHMIIKGGILLAIRYESSRYTRDIDFSTAQRFAEFDQETFRSKFEGRLAVAVEELDYGVDCRVQSYAVRPKRADAEFQTIQMTLGYAEKGTRKHGHLVAKNCPDVVDVDYSFNEQTSSVDQLRFPDGTVIHAYSFIDLMAEKLRALLQQEVRNRVRRQDAYDLFRMIKDYPVTDELVKAVILEALKSKAASRGLTVDRTSMASPAIIQRSKKEYPQLANEIREDLPPFEEVYGTVRVFFESLPW
- a CDS encoding helix-turn-helix domain-containing protein, producing MKNDFGKYLRSLRLAKKLGLRELARVVSANVEGRGITHAYLSIIESGRNPPPRIPILHGLAAALGVPPIEMEMAASGWEIILVQDLLQANSRRTPVPDIRKLDGLSPKQVLLTLSKAYDTSPLSLNIPKCIFLDTPRPFIAFHPSTQTQRETLKKVSGKQQKLASEPSH